A region from the Muribaculum gordoncarteri genome encodes:
- a CDS encoding C10 family peptidase: protein MTKRILSILLLTAATVVSVWAGPVDRQRAEAAAVAQIKGVTGKSRTVKQVQAVDDAFYVVNLAPQGWVMVSADDKVDPVIGYSATGALSMSAIPDNMAYMLDSYKKLVKLGVDEELSPRIRQWESVGKVLSRASGSAVEPLIKVKWNQPAPFNKYCPGEGDNKAIVGCVAVAMSQAMSVQAYPSRPTGSVKYTPVGYGQLSINFDEERAYNWDDILSGANTYDEAARLMWHAGMSVRMGYGPDGSGIPSNEVNRITNALRDNFGYGDEVAYVWKDAYQGDWERLVLNELNAGRAVIYNAVDTKLSAGHSFNVDGYDGNSGYHVNWGWGGNGDGYFRLDNLRDSPYYFDDYHVIVIGIGAPDRLLRSIGLSGTVIEEGLPAGSTVATVTVNGEAPTSGMTFELRGLYNAGTDSYAEAPFVIENGMLKTTRTLSCSADGVIAVDITVTDNASGESLTQGFSIEVQPWRSIAEATSMSFNRTTGEFLLKTKHNVSYTLKSPTGTVIASGALDPLPQLQFNRSQLADGVNVLELRCSTEVKTIKITK from the coding sequence ATGACAAAGCGAATACTATCAATTCTCTTGTTGACGGCCGCCACCGTTGTGAGCGTGTGGGCCGGTCCGGTCGACCGACAGCGTGCCGAGGCCGCCGCCGTGGCACAAATCAAGGGCGTGACAGGAAAGAGCCGCACGGTTAAGCAGGTGCAGGCGGTGGACGATGCTTTTTATGTCGTCAATCTTGCTCCCCAAGGATGGGTGATGGTGTCGGCCGACGACAAGGTCGACCCTGTAATCGGATATTCGGCCACGGGTGCGTTGTCCATGTCGGCGATTCCCGACAATATGGCCTATATGCTCGATTCCTACAAGAAGCTCGTCAAGCTTGGCGTAGACGAGGAGTTGTCGCCGCGCATCCGTCAGTGGGAGTCGGTTGGCAAGGTCTTGTCACGTGCATCGGGATCTGCCGTAGAGCCTCTTATCAAGGTGAAGTGGAACCAGCCCGCGCCTTTCAACAAATATTGTCCCGGCGAGGGTGACAACAAGGCTATCGTGGGCTGTGTGGCCGTTGCCATGTCACAGGCCATGAGCGTGCAGGCCTATCCTTCGCGTCCCACAGGCTCGGTGAAGTACACTCCGGTAGGCTACGGACAGCTCAGCATCAACTTTGACGAGGAGCGCGCCTACAATTGGGACGACATTCTTTCGGGTGCCAACACCTATGATGAGGCTGCCCGCCTGATGTGGCATGCCGGCATGAGCGTGAGAATGGGCTACGGCCCCGACGGCTCGGGCATCCCCTCCAACGAGGTCAATCGTATAACCAACGCCCTCCGCGACAACTTCGGCTACGGCGACGAAGTGGCCTATGTGTGGAAGGACGCTTATCAGGGCGATTGGGAACGCCTCGTGCTCAACGAGCTTAACGCCGGCCGCGCCGTGATATACAATGCTGTCGACACCAAGCTCAGTGCAGGTCACAGCTTCAATGTCGACGGCTATGACGGCAATTCGGGCTATCATGTCAACTGGGGATGGGGCGGCAACGGCGACGGTTACTTCCGTCTTGACAACCTGCGTGACTCTCCCTACTACTTCGACGACTATCACGTGATTGTGATAGGCATCGGCGCTCCCGACCGTCTGCTGCGCAGCATCGGGCTGAGCGGTACGGTGATCGAGGAGGGACTTCCCGCCGGATCTACCGTGGCCACCGTCACGGTCAACGGCGAGGCCCCCACATCGGGCATGACATTTGAGCTTCGCGGACTATATAACGCCGGCACCGACAGCTATGCCGAGGCTCCCTTCGTAATCGAGAACGGAATGTTGAAGACCACGCGCACTCTCTCATGCTCGGCCGACGGCGTGATCGCTGTCGACATAACGGTCACCGACAATGCATCGGGCGAATCGCTCACTCAGGGATTCTCTATCGAGGTTCAGCCGTGGCGCAGCATCGCCGAGGCAACATCGATGTCATTTAACCGCACGACAGGCGAATTCCTCCTGAAGACAAAGCACAACGTGAGCTACACGCTCAAGTCACCCACCGGCACCGTAATCGCATCGGGCGCTCTCGACCCGCTGCCGCAGCTGCAGTTCAACCGCTCGCAGCTTGCCGATGGAGTTAATGTGCTCGAGCTTCGCTGCAGCACTGAAGTCAAGACTATTAAAATCACCAAATGA
- a CDS encoding M13 family metallopeptidase — protein MKSLKFLALAVAFGFMLSASAEEHLKSLNPAYFDKSTPAGEDFYKHVNKGWQESHPLTPEHARYGNFNILSDSSEARVKDIVLNLGATNPKPGSVAFKVWTIYSQAMDSVRRNAEGAKPILADLKKIETTPADSMENLFLWLHANYASPFFSAGPMEDLADSKVYAMYVSGGGMGLGDRDYYLLDDARNKKVREAYKKLIVTQMRNAGYSKKDANRVMNNVMKIETALADSAWTREQSRNIPAMYNPRSFEQLKAMYPNINWDRFFIETMGIKSPESVIVTELSSVAQANNLMGSLTDREIKDYYLWKYVSQAAGMLSDDFANAAFEFNKVVSGVQQQRPRWKRALGAAEGAMGEAVGQLYVEKYFPESSKQYMLGLVENLRTALGKHIINLPWMSDDTKLNAIKKLNAFTVKIGYPDKWKDYSSMTIDPKLSYYENMHNVSMWHQKEELAKWGKPVDKTEWGMTPQTVNAYYNPLANEIVFPAAILQAPFFDPESSDAENYGGIGVVIGHEMTHGFDDQGRNFDAEGNMVNWWTPEDTEAFAKLTQGLVAQFDEVEVLPGLHANGQYTLGENIADQGGLRVAMTAFLDSQKKKGVDIKSPEAKIDGYDPMQVFYLNYANLWAQNTREEEIRSLTSGDVHSLGENRVNVTLRNLTPFFEAFGIKKGDKMYRPAEELVVIW, from the coding sequence ATGAAATCATTAAAATTTCTTGCACTCGCCGTGGCTTTCGGCTTTATGCTGAGCGCATCGGCCGAGGAGCATCTCAAGAGCCTCAATCCGGCTTACTTTGACAAGTCGACACCCGCCGGCGAGGATTTCTACAAGCATGTCAACAAGGGTTGGCAGGAGAGCCATCCGCTCACACCCGAACATGCACGTTACGGTAACTTCAACATCCTCAGCGACTCAAGCGAGGCTCGCGTGAAGGACATCGTGCTCAACCTCGGAGCTACAAATCCCAAGCCCGGATCGGTTGCCTTCAAGGTGTGGACAATCTACAGCCAGGCCATGGACTCGGTTAGACGCAACGCCGAAGGCGCTAAGCCCATCCTTGCCGACCTCAAGAAAATCGAAACCACTCCCGCCGACAGCATGGAGAACCTCTTCTTGTGGCTGCACGCCAACTACGCAAGCCCCTTCTTCAGCGCAGGCCCCATGGAGGACCTCGCCGACAGCAAGGTGTATGCCATGTATGTAAGCGGTGGCGGCATGGGTCTTGGCGACCGTGACTACTATCTGCTCGACGACGCCCGCAACAAGAAGGTGCGCGAGGCTTACAAGAAACTCATCGTAACGCAGATGCGTAACGCCGGTTACTCCAAGAAGGATGCCAACCGCGTTATGAACAACGTGATGAAGATTGAAACCGCGCTTGCCGATTCAGCCTGGACACGCGAACAGAGCCGTAACATCCCGGCCATGTACAACCCCCGTTCATTCGAGCAGCTCAAGGCCATGTATCCCAATATCAACTGGGACCGCTTCTTCATCGAAACGATGGGTATCAAGTCGCCCGAGAGCGTCATCGTGACCGAACTCAGCTCGGTGGCTCAGGCCAACAACCTCATGGGCTCGCTCACCGATCGCGAAATCAAGGACTACTACCTTTGGAAATATGTGAGCCAGGCCGCCGGAATGCTCAGCGACGACTTTGCCAATGCCGCATTTGAATTCAACAAGGTAGTGAGCGGCGTGCAGCAGCAGCGTCCGCGCTGGAAGCGTGCACTCGGTGCTGCTGAAGGTGCGATGGGTGAGGCTGTCGGACAGCTCTATGTCGAGAAGTACTTCCCCGAGTCGTCAAAGCAGTATATGCTCGGCCTTGTCGAGAACCTGCGCACCGCACTCGGCAAGCACATCATCAACCTTCCCTGGATGAGCGACGACACCAAGCTCAACGCTATCAAGAAGCTCAATGCCTTCACCGTGAAGATCGGTTATCCCGACAAGTGGAAGGACTACAGCTCGATGACAATCGACCCCAAGTTGTCCTACTACGAGAATATGCACAACGTATCGATGTGGCACCAGAAGGAAGAGCTCGCCAAGTGGGGCAAGCCCGTCGACAAGACAGAGTGGGGTATGACTCCTCAAACAGTCAACGCCTACTATAATCCTCTTGCCAATGAAATCGTGTTCCCCGCTGCCATTCTTCAGGCTCCCTTCTTCGACCCCGAGTCGAGCGATGCCGAGAACTACGGCGGTATCGGTGTGGTGATAGGACATGAGATGACTCACGGATTTGACGACCAGGGCCGCAACTTCGATGCCGAGGGCAACATGGTCAACTGGTGGACTCCCGAGGACACCGAGGCATTTGCCAAGCTCACACAGGGTCTTGTTGCCCAGTTTGACGAAGTGGAAGTGCTTCCCGGCCTCCATGCCAACGGTCAGTACACTCTCGGTGAGAACATCGCCGACCAGGGCGGACTTCGCGTGGCAATGACCGCATTCCTCGACTCACAGAAGAAGAAAGGTGTCGACATCAAGAGCCCCGAGGCCAAGATCGACGGTTACGACCCCATGCAGGTGTTCTATCTCAACTATGCCAACCTTTGGGCACAGAACACCCGTGAGGAGGAGATTCGCTCGCTCACCTCGGGTGATGTTCACTCACTCGGCGAAAACCGCGTTAACGTAACGTTGCGCAACCTCACTCCTTTCTTTGAGGCATTCGGCATCAAGAAGGGTGACAAGATGTATCGTCCGGCTGAGGAACTCGTCGTTATCTGGTAA
- a CDS encoding Calx-beta domain-containing protein produces the protein MKLSKILAIGLAVLTMTACSDDDEFNFNSDGNVTVDMAQPSITLKENKGYFNVPVVVSGEANGYVQVTVEVQEATGNPAMDDVHYIVTSKTINIASEDKVGNVEIKTVDDGEINENREFIVTIVDAKGAKIGNERSTTVTIRDNDSEFYEKLMGKWALNFVSKGAPDKWDVNVVGYEETEAGYNETLYITGIMGYSWAQLEVSYFFDKATNVGYLEVPLGTLVADGVDFGSFTGTVLAATVENGYVVTDGTLRAEWNDMFTEITFQDSPVLYLAVFDEATGDFMGGWKSLNLVNMTR, from the coding sequence ATGAAATTAAGCAAAATATTAGCAATCGGGTTAGCTGTCCTGACCATGACTGCCTGCTCCGATGACGACGAATTCAATTTCAACTCCGACGGCAACGTGACCGTTGACATGGCTCAGCCTTCAATCACATTGAAGGAAAACAAGGGCTACTTCAATGTTCCCGTAGTCGTTTCGGGTGAAGCCAACGGATATGTACAGGTTACTGTCGAGGTTCAGGAGGCTACAGGCAATCCCGCCATGGACGATGTTCACTATATCGTAACATCAAAGACTATCAACATTGCCAGCGAAGACAAGGTGGGCAATGTTGAAATCAAGACCGTTGATGACGGTGAAATCAACGAGAACCGCGAGTTTATCGTGACAATCGTTGACGCAAAGGGCGCAAAGATCGGTAACGAGCGCTCTACCACCGTTACAATCCGCGACAATGACTCTGAGTTCTATGAAAAGCTGATGGGCAAGTGGGCTCTCAACTTCGTTTCAAAGGGTGCTCCCGACAAGTGGGATGTTAATGTGGTAGGTTATGAAGAAACTGAGGCCGGTTACAACGAAACCCTATACATAACCGGTATAATGGGTTATAGCTGGGCTCAGCTCGAAGTAAGCTACTTCTTTGACAAGGCCACCAATGTAGGTTATCTCGAAGTGCCCCTCGGAACACTTGTTGCCGACGGTGTAGACTTCGGAAGCTTTACCGGCACAGTGCTTGCAGCTACGGTTGAGAACGGATATGTGGTTACCGACGGAACATTACGCGCCGAGTGGAACGACATGTTCACTGAGATTACATTCCAGGATTCACCCGTGCTCTACCTCGCAGTGTTTGACGAGGCTACCGGTGACTTCATGGGAGGATGGAAATCGCTGAATCTTGTCAACATGACACGATAA
- a CDS encoding RagB/SusD family nutrient uptake outer membrane protein → MKKYLLYALFAVGLLSSCNMDEAPYGALDDDNAIQSANDAQRYRNGFYSGFRSMTSGSYITKPELQADMFNGITINGNRNGTIANGNLLAGDGDVLSLWSTCYSRIASVNYFLSKAEPLLENTEDADDRLDIERYIGEAHFTRAFYYIALFDRFCQVYSADKGDTPALGVPITLEYNPTADRSKYPGRSTMNESVKLINDELNLALTAMQTYEASDKKHVAPMSPYICSYTVMAMQARFALMIGDYATAISKAESVINSKVYTLANTDNYIDMWVNDESSEIIFRPFASSSEQPNLNSTGSAWISIYDDRADYIPGFEALAMYEDGDVRFDAFFNIRGLTVDGAEYPCYNFNKFPGNPALKTSTANNIMNMPKPFRLSEQYLILAEAAAMNNQPDKANAALNTLRANRIIDWEDANYSGQALIQQVRDERTKELIGEGFRITDLRRWKQGFKRSYDYPAAWGLDPILVTAGLSVQYPADDHRYTWPIPSDEIQVNPQLKGQQNPGY, encoded by the coding sequence ATGAAAAAATATCTTTTATACGCATTGTTCGCTGTGGGCTTGCTCTCATCATGTAACATGGACGAGGCACCTTACGGAGCACTTGATGACGACAACGCCATCCAAAGCGCAAACGACGCACAACGCTATCGCAACGGATTCTACAGCGGATTCCGTTCGATGACCTCGGGCTCTTATATCACCAAGCCTGAGCTTCAGGCCGATATGTTCAACGGCATCACCATCAACGGTAACCGTAACGGAACAATCGCCAACGGAAATCTGCTTGCCGGCGACGGCGATGTGCTTTCATTGTGGAGCACCTGCTACAGCCGCATAGCATCGGTCAACTACTTCCTGTCAAAGGCCGAGCCCCTTCTGGAGAATACCGAGGATGCCGACGACCGTCTTGACATTGAGCGTTACATCGGTGAGGCTCACTTCACCCGTGCATTCTACTACATCGCACTTTTCGATCGCTTCTGCCAGGTATATTCTGCCGACAAGGGCGACACTCCCGCTCTCGGTGTGCCCATCACACTTGAGTACAATCCTACTGCCGACCGTAGCAAGTACCCCGGCCGCAGCACAATGAACGAGTCGGTAAAGCTTATCAACGACGAGCTTAACCTCGCTCTCACTGCAATGCAGACCTACGAGGCTTCCGACAAGAAGCACGTTGCTCCCATGTCGCCCTACATCTGCTCTTACACCGTAATGGCAATGCAGGCACGCTTCGCCCTCATGATCGGTGACTACGCCACCGCTATCAGCAAGGCTGAGTCGGTTATCAACTCCAAGGTCTACACTCTTGCCAATACCGATAACTATATTGACATGTGGGTCAATGACGAAAGCTCGGAAATCATCTTCCGTCCCTTCGCATCAAGCTCCGAGCAGCCCAACTTGAATTCTACCGGTAGCGCCTGGATTTCAATCTATGACGACCGTGCCGATTATATCCCCGGCTTCGAGGCTCTTGCCATGTATGAGGACGGTGATGTTCGCTTCGACGCATTCTTCAACATTCGTGGCCTTACCGTCGACGGTGCCGAATATCCTTGCTACAACTTCAACAAGTTCCCCGGCAACCCCGCGCTTAAGACTTCGACTGCCAACAACATCATGAACATGCCCAAGCCCTTCCGCTTGAGCGAGCAGTACCTCATCCTTGCCGAGGCCGCTGCCATGAACAATCAGCCCGACAAGGCCAATGCAGCCCTCAACACTCTCCGTGCCAACCGTATAATCGATTGGGAGGATGCCAACTACTCAGGCCAGGCTCTTATTCAGCAGGTTCGCGACGAGCGCACCAAGGAGCTTATCGGCGAAGGATTCCGTATCACCGACCTCCGTCGCTGGAAGCAGGGATTCAAGCGCAGCTACGACTATCCCGCTGCCTGGGGTCTTGATCCTATACTTGTAACTGCCGGACTTTCGGTTCAGTACCCAGCCGACGACCACCGTTACACTTGGCCCATTCCTTCTGATGAAATCCAGGTTAATCCTCAGTTGAAGGGTCAGCAGAATCCCGGTTACTAA
- a CDS encoding fimbrillin family protein, with protein sequence MKLYNLINGCTALLVVALMTACSDKGGDSPDTGNTGTPDDDQTVAVGITTEVITRANVTTEFTSGAEMNIYPKTYGRLDAPNMVENVKATMGGSGWTIAPEIRIKKGQNAFLYAVAPFNAAYTDPAAIPVNITEQVDLLYSGEYVPASFTTHNVKLNMKHALALAAFNIASQGYTGAGTLTSLGISGEEVYTSGKMNVSTGKITVEGKDPLNVGVSKTVAAGGWNSDLPRVWVIPFSTKGKPATLTAVIDGKSYVIDFPEVEMRTGFQYVFHLVLTNTGLVFIPSMTEIVSLNVADDAMEAMEGYGILKFGFTGSTFTFPYFTGDNVFGTILPASGAGASYAIGGSLDLATPDTKDIVVETWNSTGFELNNLEGIESIDISGY encoded by the coding sequence ATGAAACTATACAATCTTATCAACGGATGCACCGCTCTCCTTGTGGTCGCCCTAATGACAGCTTGTAGCGACAAAGGCGGCGACTCGCCCGACACGGGCAACACCGGCACTCCCGACGACGACCAGACCGTTGCCGTGGGCATCACTACCGAGGTCATCACCCGCGCCAATGTCACCACCGAGTTTACATCGGGTGCCGAGATGAACATATACCCCAAGACCTACGGACGCCTCGATGCGCCCAACATGGTTGAGAACGTGAAGGCCACCATGGGTGGCTCGGGCTGGACGATAGCCCCCGAGATTCGCATCAAGAAGGGTCAGAATGCATTCCTCTACGCCGTGGCTCCGTTCAATGCCGCCTATACCGACCCTGCGGCGATTCCCGTCAACATCACCGAGCAGGTCGACCTGCTCTACTCGGGCGAGTATGTCCCCGCATCGTTCACCACCCACAACGTGAAGCTCAACATGAAGCATGCGCTCGCTCTCGCCGCCTTCAACATTGCGTCGCAGGGCTACACCGGTGCCGGCACGCTGACTTCGCTCGGCATCTCGGGCGAGGAGGTCTACACCTCGGGTAAGATGAATGTAAGCACCGGAAAAATCACGGTCGAAGGCAAGGATCCCCTGAATGTGGGCGTTAGCAAGACTGTTGCGGCCGGCGGATGGAACTCCGATTTGCCCCGCGTGTGGGTGATTCCATTCTCGACCAAGGGCAAGCCCGCCACTCTCACTGCCGTGATCGACGGCAAGAGCTATGTCATCGACTTCCCCGAAGTGGAGATGCGTACCGGATTCCAGTATGTGTTCCACCTTGTGCTCACCAACACCGGACTCGTGTTCATCCCGTCCATGACCGAAATCGTGTCGCTTAACGTGGCCGATGACGCAATGGAGGCGATGGAGGGTTACGGAATATTGAAATTCGGATTCACCGGCAGCACATTCACGTTCCCATATTTCACGGGCGACAACGTGTTTGGCACTATTCTTCCGGCATCGGGTGCGGGTGCAAGCTACGCAATAGGCGGTTCGCTCGATCTCGCTACTCCCGACACCAAGGATATTGTAGTTGAAACATGGAATTCGACAGGCTTTGAACTGAACAATCTCGAAGGTATCGAGTCAATCGACATCTCGGGTTATTGA